In one window of Campylobacter coli DNA:
- a CDS encoding RecB-like helicase → MKFKPFLALEASAGSGKTFALSVRFVALILQGAKINEILALTFTKKAANEMQKRIIDTFLNLEKESKKGECKELCELLGCEEDELILLRDKKKQEFLRQVLKIGTFDSFFSRILRAFALNLGLSSDFDTSEEKLDVRAVFLKLLNRQELKDLAYYKVSLEDNHDFFEELEKFYENAYFKECVRIPNPSKASINQAYDELRVYCLSLDHVKGYKYLCTHFKDEVLQLSQFAKSDLLNLTGAPKYLQDLEDSDVQFSQKRKAFIKALNAYAKELEEYKIANLMNLLSHFSKAKDIIQKDKNTLSFSDISRRVLDLIRSDFKDMIYFRLDGYISHLLIDEFQDTSVVQYQILRPLIAELVSGEGVKKNRTFFYVGDKKQSIYRFRKGKKELFDLLQTEFKQIQKDQLTINYRSKQILVDFVNKTFQSKIKDYTPQLSLESKKGGFVRVIESQEIKVDKDQAKEIQDKTLEALLEQLKFLKSKNIAYDDICILCWKNNDADMILDFLHEQDIPAFTQSNILLENKACVRVLLEYAKYCIFGDEFYLHFLKEMLGFEPLKLKLDLAKSAVQNVLYLIKELKLDLNDMALIQFIEYAKSKDDFLKLLFEPCTLKIMSEQNRGVNIMTVHKSKGLEFDHVILLDSLSKNNPNNKTIMLEYDIDQGWELHIKDSYRKATQESEYKAFIDKITKADYEDDINKLYVAFTRAKDSLIIIKRNASFQNGNYPSYLNTMLDIEIQELGEIEIQTNDTHLPQKESFQALKEFEKIPLQDIERKENTSSDEIYFGNAFHFFMQNLKLPQGENFDILCQKVSGKFRHFLNHGDFEKLFKRIKNLLANAQFQKLIENKKLLKEQALSFQGEIKQLDLLALGEDEAIIIDYKTGLNFNKHKEQVLLYKEAIEKILAKKSTQAFLVYVLEDKVEIIEV, encoded by the coding sequence ATGAAATTTAAACCTTTTTTAGCCTTAGAAGCAAGCGCAGGAAGCGGTAAAACTTTTGCTTTAAGTGTGCGTTTTGTGGCTCTTATTTTACAAGGAGCAAAAATAAATGAAATTCTAGCCCTAACTTTTACCAAAAAAGCTGCCAATGAAATGCAAAAAAGGATTATTGATACTTTTTTAAATTTGGAAAAAGAAAGTAAAAAAGGCGAATGTAAAGAGCTTTGTGAGCTTTTAGGGTGCGAAGAAGATGAGCTGATACTTTTAAGAGATAAGAAAAAGCAAGAATTTTTAAGACAAGTGCTTAAGATAGGTACATTTGATTCTTTTTTTAGTCGAATTTTAAGAGCTTTTGCTTTAAATTTGGGATTGAGTAGCGATTTTGATACAAGTGAAGAAAAGCTTGATGTTAGGGCTGTTTTTTTAAAATTACTCAATCGTCAAGAATTAAAAGATTTGGCTTATTATAAAGTGAGTTTAGAAGATAATCATGATTTTTTTGAAGAGCTTGAGAAATTCTATGAAAATGCGTATTTTAAAGAATGTGTAAGGATTCCTAATCCTTCAAAAGCTTCTATCAATCAAGCCTATGATGAACTAAGGGTTTATTGTTTAAGCTTAGATCATGTCAAAGGATATAAATATTTATGCACGCATTTTAAAGATGAAGTGCTTCAATTAAGCCAATTTGCAAAGTCAGATCTTTTGAATTTAACAGGTGCTCCAAAATACCTGCAAGACTTAGAAGATAGCGATGTCCAATTTAGCCAAAAAAGAAAAGCATTCATCAAAGCTTTAAATGCTTATGCTAAAGAGCTTGAAGAATATAAGATCGCAAATTTAATGAATCTTTTAAGCCATTTTAGCAAGGCTAAAGATATTATCCAAAAAGATAAAAATACTTTAAGCTTTAGTGATATTAGCCGAAGGGTGCTAGATCTTATCAGAAGTGATTTTAAAGATATGATTTATTTTCGCTTGGATGGCTATATTTCTCATTTATTAATCGATGAATTTCAAGATACTAGCGTGGTGCAGTATCAAATTTTAAGACCTTTGATCGCCGAGCTTGTTTCGGGCGAGGGCGTGAAGAAAAATAGAACCTTTTTTTATGTGGGCGATAAAAAACAAAGTATCTATCGTTTTAGAAAGGGTAAAAAAGAACTTTTTGATTTGTTGCAAACTGAATTTAAACAAATTCAAAAAGATCAACTCACGATCAATTACCGCTCTAAACAAATTTTGGTTGATTTTGTCAATAAAACCTTTCAAAGTAAGATTAAAGACTATACCCCTCAACTTTCTTTAGAAAGCAAAAAAGGTGGCTTTGTGCGTGTGATCGAGTCGCAAGAAATAAAGGTGGATAAAGATCAAGCTAAAGAAATTCAAGATAAAACCCTAGAAGCTTTGCTAGAGCAGCTTAAATTTTTAAAAAGTAAAAATATCGCTTATGATGATATTTGCATTTTGTGCTGGAAAAATAACGATGCGGATATGATTTTGGATTTTTTACACGAGCAAGATATCCCAGCCTTTACTCAAAGTAATATTTTACTCGAAAATAAAGCCTGCGTAAGAGTGCTTTTAGAATACGCTAAATACTGCATTTTTGGCGACGAATTTTACTTGCATTTTTTGAAAGAAATGTTAGGCTTTGAGCCTTTGAAATTAAAGCTTGATTTGGCAAAAAGTGCTGTGCAAAATGTGCTTTATTTGATCAAAGAATTAAAACTTGATCTTAATGATATGGCTTTGATTCAGTTTATAGAATACGCTAAAAGCAAGGATGATTTTTTAAAGCTTTTGTTTGAGCCTTGCACTTTAAAAATTATGAGTGAGCAAAATAGAGGTGTAAATATCATGACTGTGCACAAATCCAAGGGCTTGGAATTTGATCATGTGATTTTACTTGATAGTCTTTCAAAAAACAATCCCAACAATAAAACCATAATGCTTGAGTACGATATCGATCAAGGTTGGGAGCTTCACATAAAAGATAGCTACCGAAAAGCGACTCAAGAGAGCGAATATAAAGCTTTTATAGATAAAATCACAAAAGCAGATTACGAAGATGATATCAATAAGCTTTATGTTGCTTTTACAAGGGCAAAAGACAGTCTTATCATCATCAAAAGAAATGCTTCATTTCAAAATGGCAACTATCCAAGCTATTTAAACACTATGCTTGATATTGAAATTCAAGAATTAGGCGAGATAGAAATTCAAACCAATGACACCCACTTGCCTCAAAAAGAAAGCTTTCAAGCCTTAAAGGAATTTGAAAAAATTCCTTTACAGGATATAGAAAGAAAAGAAAATACAAGCTCGGATGAAATTTATTTTGGAAATGCTTTTCACTTTTTTATGCAGAATTTAAAGCTTCCACAAGGAGAAAATTTTGACATTCTTTGTCAGAAAGTGAGTGGTAAATTTAGACATTTTTTAAATCACGGTGATTTTGAAAAGCTTTTTAAAAGGATAAAAAATTTACTTGCTAATGCCCAATTTCAAAAACTCATCGAAAATAAAAAATTACTCAAAGAACAAGCTTTGAGTTTTCAAGGTGAGATCAAACAGCTTGATTTACTTGCTTTGGGTGAAGATGAAGCCATCATTATAGATTATAAAACAGGTTTGAATTTCAACAAACACAAAGAGCAGGTTTTGCTTTATAAAGAAGCTATCGAGAAGATCTTGGCTAAGAAATCAACTCAAGCTTTTTTAGTCTATGTTTTAGAAGATAAGGTGGAGATAATAGAGGTTTAA
- a CDS encoding WG repeat-containing protein has protein sequence MLDLLIKHKIKFTIAFLLLICAFAFYIYYSGENSKFYINNPNKQHSLESNNNHKILKEKCNKGDSKACFNIFASYNFTNEGLAIIGLNGKYSFMDTNGKMIINPKFDGVSFFRNGFAGIKLNNIWGFIDKNGKFVIEPKFDDVNDFNENLAGVKLNGKWGFIDKNGKFVIEPKFDDVNDFNENLAGVKLNGKWGFIDKNGKFVIEPKFDDVNDFNENLAGVKLNGKWGFIDKNGKFVIEPKFDDVCFTIETRFENSYIQNKFFKLAIYKNICDWSFNKGMTRVKLNGKWGFIDRNGKFTTKHEFNSVDDENLTKFEMNGKWGFIDRNIEFVIEPKFDEVNNFNQGIAKVKLNGKWGFIDRNGEFAIKPIFDTIRY, from the coding sequence ATGTTAGATTTACTTATTAAACATAAAATAAAATTTACTATTGCTTTTTTATTGCTTATTTGTGCTTTTGCTTTCTATATTTATTATAGTGGAGAAAACAGCAAATTTTATATAAATAATCCAAACAAACAACACTCTCTTGAAAGTAACAATAATCATAAAATTTTGAAAGAAAAATGCAACAAGGGGGATAGCAAGGCTTGTTTTAATATATTTGCCTCTTACAATTTTACAAATGAAGGTTTGGCAATAATTGGTTTAAATGGTAAATATAGTTTTATGGATACAAATGGAAAAATGATAATTAACCCTAAATTTGATGGTGTGAGTTTTTTTAGAAATGGTTTTGCCGGAATTAAACTAAATAATATATGGGGCTTTATAGATAAAAATGGAAAATTTGTAATAGAACCCAAATTTGATGATGTTAATGATTTTAATGAAAATCTTGCGGGAGTTAAACTAAACGGAAAATGGGGCTTTATAGATAAAAATGGAAAATTTGTAATAGAACCCAAATTTGATGATGTTAATGATTTTAATGAAAATCTTGCGGGAGTTAAACTAAACGGAAAATGGGGCTTTATAGATAAAAATGGAAAATTTGTAATAGAACCCAAATTTGATGATGTTAATGATTTTAATGAAAATCTTGCGGGAGTTAAACTAAACGGAAAATGGGGCTTTATAGATAAAAATGGAAAATTTGTAATAGAACCCAAATTTGATGATGTATGTTTTACTATTGAAACAAGATTCGAAAACTCTTATATTCAAAATAAATTCTTTAAGCTTGCTATATACAAAAATATCTGCGATTGGAGTTTTAATAAGGGAATGACTAGAGTCAAATTAAATGGAAAATGGGGTTTTATAGATAGAAATGGAAAATTTACAACCAAGCACGAGTTTAATTCTGTCGATGATGAAAATCTTACAAAATTTGAAATGAATGGAAAATGGGGTTTTATAGATAGAAATATCGAATTTGTAATAGAACCTAAATTTGATGAAGTCAATAATTTCAATCAAGGAATTGCAAAGGTCAAATTAAATGGAAAATGGGGTTTTATAGATAGAAATGGAGAATTTGCGATAAAACCTATTTTTGATACAATAAGGTATTAA